A single genomic interval of Syntrophorhabdus sp. harbors:
- a CDS encoding glycosyltransferase family 4 protein — protein MSCDPVQGGGSVERTLQMSRYLARSGIECTVLTTDVGLTGDHPVDLEGVSLIKLKTMLQRYYLPRFSCKGIGRIVERADIIQLMNHWTFLNAVVYVIARRRNKPYVVCPAGSLPYYGRSRTLKRIYNTVIGRRIVRNAHRCIAISPDEIDHFRSYGVEDDRISTIPNAIRPEDLAHEGANTFRDDFGIGEAPFILFVGRLNAIKGPDLLLKAFQNRLGCGNFKYDLVFAGPDGGMLTELKGMVADMGVAGRVHFVGYLGNRDKSNAYRASDLLVIPSRQEAMSIVVLEAGMTKTPVLLTDRCGFDAVESIGGGKVVPATVEGLEAGLAKLLDRPEVLRPMGIRLYRYVSENFTWDTMIKKYLSLYETILGDAPWKGVPR, from the coding sequence ATGTCCTGCGACCCCGTTCAGGGCGGTGGAAGCGTCGAGAGGACACTCCAGATGAGCCGTTATCTTGCCCGATCCGGGATTGAATGCACTGTGTTGACAACGGATGTCGGACTGACCGGGGATCATCCGGTGGACCTGGAAGGTGTCAGCCTCATCAAACTGAAGACCATGCTCCAACGATATTATCTCCCCCGGTTTTCCTGTAAGGGGATCGGGCGCATCGTGGAAAGGGCTGATATCATTCAGCTGATGAACCATTGGACCTTTTTGAACGCGGTTGTTTACGTGATCGCCCGGAGGCGAAACAAGCCCTATGTTGTCTGTCCCGCGGGTTCGTTGCCTTACTACGGCAGATCCAGGACGCTCAAAAGGATCTACAATACGGTGATCGGCCGGCGGATCGTGAGAAACGCCCACCGGTGTATCGCGATATCACCGGACGAGATCGACCACTTTCGAAGCTATGGCGTGGAAGACGACAGGATATCAACAATACCCAACGCTATCCGCCCCGAAGACCTTGCCCATGAGGGGGCCAACACCTTTCGTGACGACTTCGGTATCGGAGAGGCACCCTTTATACTCTTTGTCGGCCGCCTGAATGCGATCAAAGGCCCCGATCTCCTGCTCAAGGCGTTTCAGAACAGGCTCGGATGCGGCAATTTCAAATACGACCTCGTCTTTGCCGGTCCCGACGGGGGAATGCTTACGGAACTGAAAGGGATGGTCGCGGATATGGGGGTGGCCGGACGGGTCCATTTCGTCGGATACCTTGGAAACAGGGACAAATCGAATGCCTACCGTGCGTCGGATCTGCTTGTCATACCTTCCCGGCAGGAAGCCATGTCCATCGTCGTTCTCGAGGCAGGCATGACGAAGACGCCCGTATTACTGACGGACAGGTGTGGTTTTGATGCTGTGGAATCCATCGGGGGAGGCAAGGTTGTGCCAGCCACGGTTGAAGGGCTGGAAGCGGGACTGGCGAAGCTCCTGGATCGGCCGGAGGTGCTGCGTCCGATGGGGATAAGACTTTATCGATACGTCAGCGAGAACTTCACCTGGGATACGATGATAAAGAAGTATCTATCCCTGTATGAAACGATCCTTGGCGACGCTCCATGGAAGGGGGTCCCGAGATGA
- a CDS encoding radical SAM protein — protein sequence MRILLISHPSSRPRRPDFPPIGIAYLGAVVRNRGHEVFLVDGELTGLEGIVEEAKRLGPDIVGVTCWTINRGAVWELCRALKRVLPRAFLVLGGQHASIYPEHIFQKTHAGAVVIGEGEETLCELLEVLGSGGDLALVSGIAYRTRDGDIRRTEPRPQIEDLDTVPFPYYEGFRGFGFQQYGGFAGLPRPTAAVITSRGCVFNCSYCGSVRFWGKKWRRRSARNVLDEVEHLVSDMGARSIFMFDDNFPVNRKRAMEICGGIIDRFPGMEWACCSHVKMVNEELLDIMKRSGCISIDFGVESGDNGILRNINKNQTREDIERAFALAHKAGIRPRAYLMVGNMGETTGTIDETIDMIGSIKPYSSIGATILWLLPGTDVFREACEKGFIDDSYWLEKDDMPYNVQEHTYEELLGLRQRLMRGIARKKGGIAPLVSFYLKTIYYRYPSLGRMRSLIPDWLR from the coding sequence ATGAGGATCCTACTCATCAGTCACCCCTCCTCGCGTCCCCGTAGACCGGACTTTCCTCCCATAGGTATCGCATACCTGGGTGCGGTCGTGCGGAACAGGGGCCACGAGGTATTCCTGGTCGACGGAGAATTGACCGGGCTTGAAGGCATCGTGGAAGAGGCAAAACGTCTTGGACCGGACATTGTGGGGGTCACCTGCTGGACGATCAACAGGGGTGCGGTGTGGGAGCTTTGCCGGGCCCTGAAGAGGGTGCTGCCGAGGGCGTTCCTTGTGCTCGGAGGCCAGCATGCAAGCATATACCCGGAACACATCTTCCAAAAGACCCATGCCGGGGCGGTTGTCATCGGGGAAGGGGAGGAGACCCTGTGCGAGCTCCTGGAGGTATTGGGGAGTGGTGGCGATCTTGCTCTCGTAAGCGGGATAGCCTACCGGACACGGGACGGTGACATTCGCAGGACGGAGCCGCGGCCTCAGATCGAAGACCTTGACACTGTACCGTTCCCTTACTATGAAGGCTTCCGGGGTTTCGGGTTTCAGCAATATGGCGGGTTCGCGGGTCTGCCGAGACCCACTGCGGCCGTCATCACCTCGCGTGGATGCGTGTTCAACTGTTCTTACTGCGGTTCCGTGAGGTTCTGGGGAAAAAAGTGGCGTCGCCGTTCGGCGCGGAACGTTCTCGATGAGGTGGAACACCTCGTGAGCGACATGGGCGCGAGGTCTATCTTCATGTTCGACGACAATTTCCCGGTAAACAGGAAACGTGCCATGGAGATCTGCGGCGGGATAATCGACAGGTTCCCGGGGATGGAGTGGGCGTGCTGCAGCCATGTGAAGATGGTGAACGAAGAGTTGCTGGATATCATGAAGAGGAGCGGCTGTATCAGCATAGATTTCGGTGTGGAAAGCGGCGATAACGGCATCCTTAGAAACATCAACAAGAACCAGACCCGGGAGGACATCGAGAGGGCCTTTGCGCTCGCGCACAAGGCGGGGATCAGACCAAGGGCATATCTCATGGTTGGCAATATGGGCGAAACGACGGGGACGATAGACGAGACGATCGACATGATCGGGAGCATCAAGCCCTATTCGTCCATTGGTGCCACGATCCTGTGGTTGCTTCCGGGTACGGATGTCTTCCGGGAAGCCTGCGAAAAAGGGTTTATAGACGACTCCTACTGGCTTGAGAAGGATGATATGCCTTACAACGTGCAGGAGCATACATACGAGGAACTCCTTGGGTTGCGGCAGAGGCTGATGCGCGGCATAGCCAGAAAGAAGGGGGGAATTGCGCCGCTCGTCAGCTTTTACCTGAAGACCATCTATTACCGGTATCCATCCCTCGGACGGATGAGATCGCTGATACCTGACTGGCTGCGATGA
- a CDS encoding glycosyltransferase family 4 protein encodes MTKLAEGLASCHDVHVICGYPYYRPGLKKPPASEVRNGVHIRRCYSTSFSKKHLVLRMFNFLTISLSLFVNALLRIGRDDLVIVVTTPPTLPFFVVTACRIVGAKCVLRIEDMYPGTLVATGVAKPAGTLVKVFSRINRYVHGNADHITVIGRDMQSMLTETAENALEEDRVTMIPNWGELDLIKPQVKSENRLLGELGLTDRFVVLCAGNMGRAQAVENIVYAAELLKKEGTIHFLFIGEGVKKDWMKEFARSRELNNVTILDQRPRSDQANFLNSCDVAIVSLISGMKGFAVPSRLYNIMAAGKPVIAMTAPDSEVSLVITEENIGWVTPPDDPQGLADTVLEAFRRGASLESLGSRARAVVEKRYTYEQGIQKYCDVIENVAGSVNERFHLKDRTGQ; translated from the coding sequence ATGACGAAGCTGGCTGAAGGCCTTGCCTCCTGCCATGACGTTCATGTGATCTGCGGTTATCCGTACTACAGGCCCGGCCTCAAAAAGCCCCCCGCGAGTGAGGTGCGCAACGGTGTTCACATAAGACGATGCTACTCCACCAGTTTTAGCAAGAAGCATCTCGTGCTGAGGATGTTCAACTTCCTCACCATCAGTCTTTCGCTCTTCGTAAACGCCCTGTTGCGGATAGGCAGAGACGATCTGGTGATAGTTGTGACGACGCCGCCCACGTTGCCCTTCTTTGTCGTGACAGCCTGCAGGATAGTGGGCGCCAAATGTGTCCTGCGTATTGAGGACATGTACCCCGGCACGCTGGTAGCGACAGGCGTGGCGAAACCGGCAGGTACGCTGGTAAAGGTGTTTTCCCGTATCAACAGATACGTGCATGGGAACGCCGACCACATCACCGTGATAGGCCGCGATATGCAGAGCATGCTGACGGAAACTGCAGAGAACGCCCTGGAGGAGGACCGTGTTACCATGATCCCGAACTGGGGGGAACTGGACCTCATCAAACCGCAGGTAAAGAGCGAGAACAGGTTGCTGGGAGAGCTCGGCCTTACGGACAGGTTTGTCGTCCTCTGTGCGGGCAATATGGGCAGGGCGCAGGCCGTGGAGAACATCGTGTACGCCGCGGAGCTCCTGAAGAAGGAAGGTACCATCCATTTCCTTTTTATAGGAGAGGGCGTGAAAAAGGATTGGATGAAGGAGTTTGCGCGGAGCAGGGAGCTCAACAACGTGACCATTCTTGACCAGCGGCCGAGAAGCGATCAGGCAAATTTCCTCAATTCCTGCGACGTAGCCATCGTGTCCCTCATATCGGGGATGAAGGGGTTTGCCGTTCCAAGCAGACTGTACAATATAATGGCAGCGGGCAAACCTGTGATCGCCATGACCGCTCCCGATTCGGAGGTGTCCCTGGTCATAACGGAAGAGAACATAGGGTGGGTGACCCCTCCCGACGACCCGCAAGGACTGGCAGACACCGTATTGGAGGCGTTCCGCCGGGGTGCTTCACTGGAGTCGCTCGGTTCAAGGGCGCGAGCGGTGGTCGAGAAGAGGTATACTTATGAACAGGGCATACAAAAGTATTGTGACGTGATCGAGAACGTTGCCGGCAGCGTGAACGAACGCTTTCATCTCAAGGACCGGACAGGACAATGA
- a CDS encoding radical SAM protein, producing the protein MKTTFIIPPTLHYIEPYAYVEADKSNTKRPYLGLLYIAAVLRQRLGIEARIIDCNIDGLTLEDLTRLVSADPPDIVGFSVTTFSLLNCLEVSRALKSVDRNIKVCFGGWHPTLYPRETLNFDAVDFIVIGEGEYTFAELVAVLQGRRGDGDEALGRINGLGFKTGQGDARINPPREPLKELDQIPFPAYDLVDVKKYSNLLACTGDLVTIITSRGCPQRCVFCDLRRTPYRFRSPENVLEEIRYWAEKGVREFFIQDDNFTINRRRTIEFCRLLTDAGLNIKYKISSRVDYIDDELSEHLKRSGCYRIYFGVESGSQRILDYLEKGLSVEDIKKGFESAKRAGIDCCAYIMIGVPSETRQDIDMTIRLLGQIKPDHLHCSICTPMPRTALYSRLMEDGTIAHDYWLDFAVDPDPSFKTPFASGVFHDQELRKMQNAIQKDFYFNLLIIIREIVKTRSLKQFISKTRMALKILFR; encoded by the coding sequence ATGAAAACCACATTTATAATTCCACCGACCCTTCACTACATCGAGCCTTACGCTTATGTCGAGGCCGACAAGAGCAACACGAAGAGACCTTATCTGGGTCTGCTGTATATAGCTGCCGTTCTGCGCCAAAGACTGGGGATCGAGGCCCGCATCATCGACTGCAATATAGACGGGCTGACGCTGGAAGACCTGACCCGTCTTGTTTCGGCCGATCCGCCCGACATCGTCGGATTCAGCGTAACGACCTTCAGTTTGTTGAACTGCCTGGAAGTGAGCAGGGCGTTGAAGAGCGTCGACAGGAACATCAAGGTATGTTTCGGGGGCTGGCACCCCACCTTGTACCCACGTGAGACGCTTAACTTCGATGCCGTCGATTTCATAGTCATCGGAGAGGGAGAATACACATTCGCCGAATTGGTGGCGGTTCTTCAGGGGAGACGGGGGGACGGCGACGAGGCCCTCGGCCGTATCAACGGACTCGGTTTCAAGACGGGACAGGGCGATGCCAGGATCAATCCACCCCGGGAACCCCTGAAGGAGCTTGACCAGATACCCTTTCCCGCCTACGATCTCGTCGATGTGAAGAAATATTCCAATCTTCTCGCCTGTACGGGCGATCTTGTCACGATCATCACATCGCGGGGCTGTCCTCAGAGATGCGTCTTCTGTGATCTGCGGAGAACCCCCTATCGGTTCAGAAGCCCTGAGAACGTACTGGAAGAGATCCGTTACTGGGCTGAAAAGGGCGTGAGAGAGTTCTTTATCCAGGACGATAATTTCACCATCAACCGCCGGAGAACGATCGAATTCTGCCGCCTGCTGACCGATGCCGGCCTCAATATAAAGTACAAGATCAGCTCCCGCGTCGATTACATCGATGACGAATTGAGCGAGCATCTCAAGAGATCGGGCTGCTACAGGATCTATTTCGGTGTGGAGTCCGGTTCCCAGCGGATACTCGATTATCTGGAGAAGGGTCTGTCCGTGGAGGACATCAAAAAGGGGTTCGAATCTGCAAAAAGAGCCGGGATAGACTGCTGTGCTTACATCATGATAGGAGTTCCTTCGGAAACGAGGCAGGACATTGACATGACAATAAGACTCCTGGGGCAGATCAAGCCTGACCACCTGCACTGTTCGATCTGTACGCCCATGCCAAGGACCGCTCTTTACAGCCGCCTGATGGAAGACGGCACGATCGCTCACGACTACTGGCTGGATTTTGCCGTCGATCCCGACCCATCCTTCAAGACACCCTTTGCCAGCGGGGTCTTTCACGACCAGGAATTGAGGAAGATGCAGAACGCCATTCAGAAGGATTTCTATTTCAATCTTCTGATCATAATACGAGAGATCGTCAAGACACGCAGTTTGAAGCAGTTCATCTCGAAGACACGGATGGCCCTCAAGATACTTTTTCGCTAA
- a CDS encoding NAD-dependent epimerase/dehydratase family protein, protein MRVLITGANGFLGSAILRHAGETGLSLVATDREAGNAMPGVRFFPADILDAGALSGVCRNVDCVCHVAGLAHVFKESALSGESFFRVNVTGTENVAHSAGRAGVRLFVFISSVSVYGGDTKERDERAPCRPEGPYAESKRRAEETLIEFCGRNGMDLTILRLATLFGEGDPGNIARLIRFIDSGKFFWIGSGLNRKSLIHRDDAGRACVAAIRNPMPGTNIYNVSGPPYTMREIVETIAARLGRKAPRVRIPAGLALTVSKAAALLKGERLLRANKTMLKWLSDDVYIADLFNGTYSFQPNVGLDEGIRREVAWYRDGP, encoded by the coding sequence ATGCGCGTACTGATTACAGGAGCAAATGGATTCCTGGGCTCGGCAATTCTGCGTCACGCGGGAGAAACCGGTCTGTCGTTGGTCGCAACCGATCGTGAGGCGGGCAACGCAATGCCCGGCGTCAGGTTCTTCCCGGCGGATATCCTGGACGCGGGAGCTCTGTCGGGGGTTTGCCGGAATGTTGATTGCGTCTGCCACGTTGCGGGGTTGGCGCACGTGTTCAAGGAGTCGGCCCTTTCCGGGGAGTCCTTTTTCAGGGTCAACGTCACGGGTACCGAAAACGTGGCGCATTCGGCGGGCCGGGCCGGCGTGAGGCTGTTCGTATTCATAAGTTCCGTATCGGTATACGGCGGAGATACGAAGGAGAGGGACGAGCGTGCGCCGTGCCGGCCCGAAGGCCCTTATGCGGAGAGCAAACGGCGGGCGGAGGAAACGCTTATCGAGTTTTGCGGAAGGAACGGGATGGATCTGACCATTCTCCGGCTTGCAACCCTTTTTGGAGAAGGAGACCCGGGGAACATAGCCCGTCTGATCCGGTTCATCGACTCCGGGAAGTTCTTCTGGATAGGCTCGGGTCTCAACCGGAAGAGCCTGATTCACCGCGACGATGCGGGCAGGGCCTGCGTTGCCGCGATAAGAAACCCCATGCCGGGGACGAACATCTATAACGTGTCGGGACCGCCATACACGATGAGGGAGATCGTGGAGACAATAGCCGCAAGGCTGGGGAGGAAGGCCCCTCGTGTCCGCATTCCCGCGGGGCTGGCACTGACCGTGTCGAAGGCCGCCGCGCTCCTGAAAGGGGAGCGGCTGTTGCGTGCGAACAAAACGATGCTTAAATGGTTGTCTGATGACGTGTACATCGCCGACCTGTTCAACGGTACCTATTCATTTCAACCGAATGTAGGCTTGGATGAAGGTATACGAAGAGAGGTTGCGTGGTATCGGGACGGGCCATGA